The following coding sequences are from one Archocentrus centrarchus isolate MPI-CPG fArcCen1 chromosome 4, fArcCen1, whole genome shotgun sequence window:
- the ect2 gene encoding protein ECT2 isoform X4 translates to MADSSIVTLGTARSLLVDSSVYDSRIAETTKDHVFLGMACEDGEDMLPKVETRIVLVGEAGGNGELVKALQDINTPFIMTDSVQDFGDGENTEFETVFVLADFDSPEYNYLYKREHRIVGPPVVLYCAAKDEPLQFSCRPLYCTTMLNLSLCFTGFRNKEEMKNLVNLVHHMGGTIRKDFSTKVTHLIAYSTRGEKYRLAVCMGTPILTPSWILKAWERRDDVNFHAGDEEFRTEFKVPPFQDCILSFLGFSEEEKANMEERTLKHGGTYLEVGNEKCTHMVVEENSVKDLPFSPSKNLFVVKQEWFWGSIQMDARAGESMYLYEKNDSPAMKKAVSLLSLTTPNSNRKRRRLKDTLAQLTKETEISPFPPCKRPSAEHSLSIGSLLDISNTPETCKALAESSKPSKSSTPVLSKQSARWQVSKELYQTESNYVDILSTILQLFKVPLEKEGQVGGPILAQEEIKTIFGSIPDIYEVHTRIKSDLEELLTDWSESRSVGNIILKYSKELVKAYPPFVNFFEMSKETIVRCEKQKPRFHAFLKINQAKPECGRQTLVELLIRPVQRLPSVALLLNDIKKHTSDDNPDKITLEKAIESLKEVMTHINEDKRKTEGQKQIFDVVYEVDGCPANLLSSHRSLVYRVETIALGDQPCDRGENVTLFLFNDCLEIARKRHKVINTFKSPLGQTRPPPPLKHIALMPLSQIRRVLDLQDTEECVNAFALVVRPPTEQENLLFSFQLAGEETVKSAWLRTLCRHVANTICRADAEDLIQCTDPDSLQVSTKDMDSTLSKASRAIKKTSKKVTRAFSFTKTPKRVIQRAFMASSPSDERSQRLSCENRVCSSSTLAAHHSPSMVNLPSVFERKYHTFSRSTTHLF, encoded by the exons ATGGCTGACAGCAGCATAGTGACTTTAGGGACAGCTCGGAGTCTGTTGGTGGATTCTTCGGTCTATGATTCCAGGATTGCTGAAACCACCAAGGATCATGTATTTCTCGGCATGGCATGTGAAGATGGGGAAG ATATGCTGCCAAAAGTGGAGACCCGGATTGTTCTGGTGGGAGAAGCAGGCGGAAATGGAGAGTTGGTCAAAGCACTGCAG GACATCAACACCCCCTTCATAATGACAGATAGCGTCCAGGATTTTGGGGACGGAGAGAACACTGAGTTCGAGACGGTGTTTGTTCTCGCAGACTTTGACTCTCCTGAGTACAACTACCTCTACAAACGTGAACACCGCATTGTTGGGCCTCCTGTTGTGCTGTACTGTGCTGCGAAGGATGAA CCTCTCCAGTTTTCATGCCGTCCTCTctactgcaccaccatgctaaACCTGTCACTGTGTTTCACTGGCTTCAGGAACAAAGAGGAGATG AAAAACCTGGTGAATCTGGTTCATCACATGGGTGGGACCATCCGGAAAGACTTCAGCACAAAGGTCACTCACCTCATTGCCTACTCCACTCGTGGAGAGAAATACAGG CTGGCAGTATGCATGGGGACGCCCATCCTCACTCCATCATGGATTCTGAAGGCCTGGGAAAGAAGAGATGATGT aaatttccACGCAGGCGACGAGGAGTTTCGCACTGAGTTCAAAGTGCCTCCGTTCCAGGACTGCATTCtcagttttttggggttttcagAGGAAGAGAAGGCCAACATGGAGGAGAGGACTCTTAAACATG GCGGCACTTACCTTGAGGTTGGGAATGAAAAGTGTACCCACATGGTTGTGGAGGAAAACTCGGTAAAGGACCTGCCGTTTTCTCCCTCCAAGAACCTCTTTGTGGTCAAACAAGAG TGGTTCTGGGGAAGCATTCAGATGGATGCCCGAGCTGGAGAATCCATGTACCTCTATGAGAAG AACGACAGCCCGGCTATGAAGAAAGCCGTGTCCCTCCTGTCCCTCACCACCCCAAATAGTAACCGTAAGCGTCGGCGTCTGAAGGACACATTGGCTCAGCTCACCAAGGAAACAGAGATTTCTCCCTTCCCTCCATGTAAAAGACCATCAGCAGAGCACTCACTGTCCATTGGCTCTTTGCTTGATATCTCTAACACTCCTGAGACATGCAAGGCATTGGCAG AGAGTTCGAAGCCTTCCAAGAGTTCGACTCCGGTTCTTTCCAAGCAGTCAGCCAGGTGGCAGGTCTCCAAGGAGCTCTACCAAACTGAAAGCAACTATGTAGACATTTTAAGCACCATCCTACAG CTTTTCAAGGTTCCTTTGGAAAAAGAGGGGCAGGTGGGTGGGCCCATCCTGGCCCAAGAGGAGATCAAGACCATATTTGGCAGCATCCCAGACATCTATGAAGTTCACACCAGAATAAAG AGCGACCTTGAGGAGCTCCTCACAGACTGGTCAGAAAGCAGAAGTGTTGGAAACATCATTCTAAAATAC TCAAAGGAGCTGGTGAAGGCCTATCCCCCTTTTGTCAACTTTTTTGAAATGAGCAAAGAGACCATTGTTCGGTGTGAGAAACAAAAGCCACGCTTCCATGCATTTCTCAAG ATCAACCAGGCCAAGCCGGAGTGTGGCAGGCAGACACTGGTGGAGCTGCTCATCAGGCCAGTACAGAGACTGCCCAGTGTGGCCCTTCTACTCAATG ACATAAAGAAACATACATCAGATGACAACCCAGACAAGATAACGCTGGAGAAAGCAATTGAGTCTCTGAAAGAAGTCATGAC TCACATCAATGAGGACAAGAGGAAGACTGAAGGCCAGAAGCAAATCTTTGATGTTGTTTATGAAGTCGATGGTTGTCCT GCCAACCTGCTGTCATCCCACCGTAGCCTGGTTTACCGCGTAGAAACAATCGCCCTGGGAGATCAGCCATGTGATCGTGGAGAAAATGTCACACTGTTCCTCTTCAATGACTGCCTGGAG ATCGCACGGAAGCGACACAAGGTGATCAATACGTTCAAGAGTCCGCTGGGACAGACGAGACCGCCGCCCCCGCTGAAACACATAGCACTGATGCCGCTGTCTCAGATCAGACGAGTGCTCGACTTGCAAGACACTGAAG AGTGTGTGAATGCATTTGCCTTGGTGGTTCGCCCTCCGACTGAACAGGAGAACTTGTTGTTCAGCTTCCAGCTGGCCGGAGAGGAAACGGTTAAAAGCGCCTGGCTGCGAACGCTTTGCCGCCATGTAGCCAACACCATCTGCAGGGCTGATGCG GAGGACCTCATTCAGTGTACAGACCCAGACTCACTGCAGGTCAGCACCAAGGATATGGACAGCACCTTGAGCAAAGCCTCCAGGGCCATCAAGAAAACCTCTAAAAAG GTGACAAGAGCGTTTTCTTTTACCAAGACCCCAAAGCGTGTGATCCAGAGGGCATTCATGGCCAGCAGTCCTTCAGATGAGAGAAGTCAGAGGCTGAGCTGTGAAAACCgtgtctgcagcagctccacGCTCGCT